A window of Dehalococcoidia bacterium contains these coding sequences:
- a CDS encoding acetyl-CoA C-acetyltransferase: MTDAVICNPVRTPVGRYGGALRDVDAETLASIVVAAVLERSGLDPSFIDDCIFGQCYPNGENPAIGRLAALRAGLPVDVPGFQLDRRCGSGLQAICLAAMEVQTGVADVVLAGGVESMSNAEFYVIGTRWGPNRGNLTLYDRLDRGRVTAGSARYIVEGGMLETAENLRKQYNIPREEQDEYALRSHQRAVAAWDAGKFDAETVPVPVTSRKGETTMVTRDEHPRADTSLEKLAALRPIRARIDPESTVTAGNASGENDAAACCIVTSSEKAVELGLRPMGRLLGWAAAGVHPAYMGIGPVPATKKVLDRLGMSLKDMDLIELNEAFAAQVLAVTREWGFKESDFDRTNVNGSGISIGHPVGATGARIMATLLHEMERRDAHLALETMCIGGGQGIAAVIERVV, encoded by the coding sequence ATGACTGACGCCGTAATCTGCAACCCCGTGCGCACACCCGTCGGACGCTACGGCGGCGCGCTCAGAGACGTTGACGCCGAGACCCTCGCGTCCATCGTCGTCGCCGCCGTCCTCGAACGCAGCGGGCTTGACCCGTCGTTTATCGACGACTGCATCTTCGGCCAGTGCTACCCCAACGGCGAGAACCCCGCCATCGGGCGCCTCGCCGCCCTCCGCGCCGGCTTGCCCGTCGACGTGCCCGGCTTCCAGCTCGACCGCCGCTGTGGCTCCGGTCTCCAGGCGATCTGCCTCGCCGCCATGGAGGTGCAGACGGGCGTAGCCGATGTCGTCCTCGCCGGCGGCGTCGAGAGTATGAGCAACGCCGAGTTCTACGTCATCGGTACCCGCTGGGGACCCAACCGCGGCAACCTCACCCTCTACGACCGGCTCGACCGCGGCCGCGTGACCGCGGGAAGCGCCCGCTACATCGTCGAAGGGGGCATGCTGGAGACGGCGGAGAACCTGCGAAAGCAGTACAACATCCCGCGCGAGGAGCAGGACGAGTACGCCCTCCGCTCCCATCAGCGCGCCGTTGCCGCCTGGGATGCCGGCAAGTTCGACGCCGAGACGGTGCCCGTGCCCGTCACGTCGCGAAAGGGCGAGACGACGATGGTGACACGCGACGAGCACCCGCGCGCCGACACATCGCTCGAGAAGCTGGCGGCCCTGCGGCCCATCCGCGCCCGCATCGATCCCGAGTCCACCGTCACCGCCGGCAACGCCAGCGGCGAGAACGACGCCGCCGCCTGCTGCATCGTCACCTCGTCGGAGAAGGCGGTCGAACTGGGCCTGCGGCCCATGGGCAGGCTGCTCGGCTGGGCGGCCGCGGGCGTCCATCCGGCGTATATGGGTATCGGGCCTGTCCCCGCAACAAAGAAAGTGCTCGATCGCCTGGGGATGAGCCTGAAGGACATGGACCTCATCGAGCTGAACGAGGCGTTCGCCGCCCAGGTTCTCGCCGTGACCCGCGAGTGGGGCTTCAAGGAGAGCGACTTCGACCGGACGAACGTGAACGGCTCCGGCATCTCCATCGGGCACCCCGTAGGCGCGACAGGAGCGCGTATAATGGCTACGTTGCTCCACGAGATGGAGCGCCGCGACGCCCACCTGGCGCTGGAGACGATGTGCATCGGCGGCGGGCAGGGCATCGCCGCGGTCATCGAGCGCGTCGTCTGA
- the pyk gene encoding pyruvate kinase: MTSFRRTKIVATLGPATDDEAVLRRLLESGVDVVRLNFSHEDRAAHGRRIALVRRIASELGRVVAVMQDLQGPRIRVGEMAGGKPVRLKAGERLDISARPVEGTESVISTSYEKLPQVVRPGDPVLLNDGLLQLRVTAVHSDRVETVVVQGGVLSARKGVNLPQSTIDAPALTAKDRDDLRFGLEQGVDMVALSFVRRPRDADPARRLMRERGARVPLLAKIERPEALDALDGILGAFDGVMVARGDLAIEVSPEKVPVEQKRIIERANIVGKAVITATQMLESMTRNPTPTRAEASDVANAVLDGSDAVMLSAETSIGRYPVLAVQAMDRIIRQAETLPVSAPVSRRRGRGHAVARAAATLAVEVDARALAAYTRSGRTARTLSKLLPPLPIFALTDREAMARQLALWRGVYPLFVEGTEHIEEVTAEIDRELGRRQLLAPGDLVVIVGAAPQAPAGETNFIRLVAIS, encoded by the coding sequence ATGACCTCGTTCCGTCGCACGAAGATTGTCGCCACGCTTGGCCCCGCAACCGATGACGAAGCCGTGCTGCGACGCCTGCTCGAGTCCGGCGTCGATGTCGTCCGCCTCAACTTCTCCCACGAGGACCGCGCTGCCCACGGCCGTCGCATCGCCCTGGTCCGGCGCATCGCTTCCGAGCTGGGGCGCGTGGTTGCCGTGATGCAGGACCTCCAGGGGCCGCGCATTCGCGTGGGCGAGATGGCCGGCGGCAAGCCCGTGCGGCTAAAGGCGGGCGAGCGGCTCGACATAAGCGCGCGCCCCGTCGAAGGGACGGAAAGCGTCATCTCCACCAGCTACGAGAAGCTCCCCCAGGTCGTCCGGCCCGGCGATCCCGTCCTTCTCAACGATGGTCTGCTCCAGCTCCGCGTTACCGCCGTCCACTCCGACCGTGTCGAGACCGTTGTCGTTCAGGGCGGCGTGCTCTCGGCCCGCAAGGGCGTCAACCTGCCGCAGTCCACCATCGACGCGCCCGCCCTGACCGCGAAAGACCGCGACGACCTGCGGTTCGGGCTGGAGCAAGGGGTCGATATGGTGGCCCTCAGCTTCGTGCGGCGCCCTCGGGACGCCGACCCGGCGCGCAGGCTGATGCGGGAGCGCGGCGCCAGGGTTCCGCTGCTCGCCAAGATCGAGAGGCCGGAGGCGCTCGACGCCCTCGACGGCATCCTCGGCGCGTTCGACGGCGTGATGGTCGCGCGCGGCGACCTTGCGATCGAGGTGTCGCCCGAGAAGGTACCGGTGGAGCAGAAACGCATCATCGAGCGGGCAAACATAGTGGGGAAGGCCGTCATCACGGCCACCCAGATGCTGGAATCGATGACGCGCAACCCCACGCCAACGCGCGCCGAGGCGTCGGACGTCGCGAACGCCGTGCTCGACGGCAGCGACGCGGTCATGCTCAGCGCCGAGACGTCGATAGGGCGCTACCCCGTCCTCGCCGTCCAGGCCATGGACCGCATTATCCGGCAGGCGGAGACGCTCCCCGTGAGCGCGCCCGTCTCCCGTCGCCGTGGCCGCGGCCATGCCGTCGCACGCGCCGCCGCCACCCTTGCCGTCGAGGTCGATGCCCGCGCTCTTGCCGCCTACACGCGCTCCGGGCGGACGGCGCGCACCCTCTCGAAACTGCTCCCGCCGCTGCCGATCTTCGCCCTCACCGACCGCGAGGCGATGGCGCGACAGCTTGCTCTCTGGCGCGGTGTCTATCCCCTATTTGTCGAGGGCACAGAGCATATCGAGGAGGTGACGGCCGAGATCGACCGCGAACTGGGGCGCAGGCAGTTGCTCGCGCCCGGCGACCTCGTGGTCATCGTCGGCGCCGCCCCACAGGCGCCTGCCGGCGAGACGAACTTCATCCGTCTCGTGGCTATCTCCTGA